A portion of the Marinobacter alexandrii genome contains these proteins:
- a CDS encoding TniQ family protein: protein MKGDKIAIHEKILPDELLTSWLLRFSQKMRVKYHTLCDALFNKADLDLRDADLTIKKELIEKLADITFHSKENLNQTTLRSYEPNLALGNNLNYWILSRGNYHRIPKNNYLVYCPSCLDKDSIPYYRRGWRLITTLICVKCQTELLDCCPSCYQPISFLRLDFNNKEKIVDGPISTCSCCDFDLRKAHKEKAAKNSLEYQKKVDKYLLSGCTETLNYSHQYFIVLRLILGLINSKRKRYVEFNRFLSRTTEIPQQEYQTGTLLLKNSNIVYRKNAILKAHWLISRSREELVDIFKRHGLWSCFIKNDLDSDDIPYWFYKILSNELSIKYSEWKKFYPDSSSLSSYICLGAKLKNRFTN from the coding sequence ATGAAGGGTGACAAAATCGCCATTCATGAGAAAATTTTACCTGACGAATTACTGACTAGTTGGTTACTGAGATTCTCTCAGAAGATGAGAGTAAAATATCATACTCTATGTGACGCGCTTTTTAATAAGGCAGACTTGGACTTGAGAGATGCTGACCTCACTATAAAAAAAGAACTTATTGAAAAATTAGCTGATATAACTTTTCACTCAAAAGAGAATCTAAATCAAACAACCCTCAGAAGTTATGAACCTAATCTTGCTTTGGGTAATAATCTTAATTATTGGATTTTAAGCAGAGGTAATTATCATCGAATACCTAAGAATAATTATCTAGTATACTGCCCTAGTTGTCTTGATAAAGATAGTATTCCATATTATAGAAGAGGATGGCGTCTAATAACTACTTTGATATGCGTGAAATGTCAAACAGAGTTGCTGGATTGCTGTCCTAGTTGTTATCAACCTATTAGCTTTTTGAGACTTGACTTTAATAATAAAGAAAAAATCGTTGATGGGCCAATAAGTACATGTTCATGTTGTGATTTCGATTTGAGAAAGGCACATAAAGAAAAAGCAGCCAAGAACTCTTTAGAATATCAAAAAAAAGTTGATAAATATCTGCTATCTGGGTGTACTGAAACTCTAAACTATTCGCATCAATATTTTATAGTATTAAGGCTTATACTAGGACTTATAAATTCTAAAAGAAAGAGATATGTTGAGTTTAACAGGTTTTTAAGTAGAACTACAGAAATACCTCAACAAGAATATCAAACTGGAACTCTTTTACTGAAAAATTCAAATATTGTTTATCGAAAAAACGCCATCTTAAAAGCTCATTGGTTGATTTCAAGAAGTAGAGAGGAGTTGGTTGATATATTTAAGAGACATGGCCTTTGGTCATGTTTCATAAAGAATGACCTTGACTCTGACGATATACCTTACTGGTTTTATAAAATTCTCAGTAATGAATTGAGTATTAAATATTCAGAATGGAAGAAATTCTATCCTGATAGTTCTAGTTTATCCTCATACATATGCCTTGGAGCCAAGTTGAAAAATCGATTTACAAATTAG
- a CDS encoding magnesium chelatase domain-containing protein, producing MLAKTYGSAVYGVDAYKITVEVNVGQGTKFFMVGLPDSAVKESEQRVESAIKNFGYRMPRQKVVVNLAPADIRKEGSAYDLPIALGILKASEQIVAENLEEYLIMGELALDGDLRPIKGALPIAIEARKNGFKGFILPKENATEAAIVDGLDVIGVDNIKEAILHVEGEEVIEPLIYDTRDIFFANLDNYASDFSDVQGQENIKRAMEIAAAGGHNVIMIGPPGAGKTMLAKRLPSILPPLTLHEALETTKIHSVAGKLGTEGQLISQRPFRQPHHTISDAALVGGANNQSN from the coding sequence ATGCTCGCAAAAACCTATGGAAGTGCAGTCTATGGAGTAGACGCATATAAAATCACTGTAGAAGTAAATGTTGGTCAAGGCACTAAATTTTTTATGGTTGGCCTACCTGATTCTGCAGTAAAAGAAAGTGAGCAGCGCGTAGAATCAGCTATTAAAAATTTTGGCTATCGAATGCCACGTCAAAAAGTGGTAGTGAACCTTGCTCCTGCAGATATTCGAAAAGAAGGATCCGCGTATGATCTTCCCATTGCACTAGGAATATTGAAAGCTTCAGAACAAATCGTCGCTGAAAACCTAGAAGAGTATCTAATCATGGGGGAATTGGCACTTGATGGTGACTTACGTCCAATCAAAGGAGCTTTGCCAATCGCGATTGAAGCAAGAAAAAATGGATTTAAGGGGTTCATACTTCCAAAGGAAAACGCTACAGAGGCGGCCATTGTAGACGGACTTGATGTCATAGGTGTAGACAATATTAAAGAGGCGATTCTACATGTAGAAGGAGAGGAGGTTATTGAGCCACTGATCTACGATACTCGTGATATATTTTTCGCCAATCTGGACAATTATGCTTCGGACTTCTCAGATGTGCAAGGTCAAGAAAACATTAAACGAGCCATGGAAATTGCAGCAGCAGGAGGACACAATGTGATCATGATTGGCCCTCCTGGAGCTGGTAAAACAATGTTGGCGAAAAGATTACCATCGATCCTTCCGCCACTCACATTGCATGAAGCATTGGAAACAACCAAAATTCATTCTGTTGCAGGAAAGCTTGGAACAGAAGGACAGTTAATTTCTCAGCGTCCCTTCAGACAACCTCACCATACTATTTCTGATGCTGCATTAGTAGGCGGTGCAAATAACCAAAGTAATTGA
- a CDS encoding TIGR02391 family protein yields MFGPGLLHYTENNLPGMMAIHADWPIYPPGMGWKLALTTMANFPNGTSFYQIDDIDKCILFVDSDPGNLTDVYDYKNYHLAMWHEDLIELQEMSLIEGVRAISDFEFSMIKFKEIEKVFGPHNKYDRDGNLLLPLKNTEGELAESTYSRPIKHEDDEHHKTFAKVESTVSITPEGFRKVYEIVQELKFHEEIESLVMPFIEIKKYDAAVREASLFLESSIRKLHQTHLYGQRLIEFHIRDVIVKNRENFSSAIKNYRGELRTVFKFIRNDFAHNFKILTEDQCKSIVVRISNVYSEFKEVVHVYFDEKIED; encoded by the coding sequence ATGTTTGGTCCAGGACTCCTTCACTATACTGAAAACAATTTGCCAGGTATGATGGCAATTCATGCTGATTGGCCAATCTATCCACCTGGAATGGGCTGGAAATTGGCTTTAACCACTATGGCTAACTTTCCGAACGGTACCTCTTTTTATCAAATAGATGACATAGATAAGTGTATTCTTTTCGTTGATAGCGATCCTGGCAACCTAACAGACGTTTATGACTATAAAAATTACCATTTAGCAATGTGGCACGAGGATTTGATCGAACTTCAAGAAATGAGCCTAATTGAGGGTGTTAGGGCGATTAGCGATTTTGAATTTAGTATGATTAAGTTCAAAGAAATTGAGAAAGTTTTTGGACCGCATAATAAATATGATAGAGATGGAAATCTACTTCTCCCACTTAAGAATACTGAAGGGGAATTAGCAGAATCTACATATAGCCGCCCAATTAAGCACGAGGATGATGAACATCATAAGACTTTCGCAAAAGTTGAGTCGACAGTAAGTATTACTCCAGAAGGATTTAGGAAGGTTTACGAGATAGTACAAGAACTTAAGTTCCATGAAGAAATTGAATCATTAGTTATGCCTTTTATTGAAATTAAAAAGTATGATGCTGCTGTACGAGAAGCCTCTTTGTTTTTAGAATCATCGATCAGAAAACTCCATCAGACTCACTTATATGGTCAGAGATTAATTGAGTTTCATATCAGGGATGTAATTGTCAAAAACAGAGAGAACTTCAGTTCTGCAATTAAAAACTATCGTGGTGAATTAAGAACAGTCTTTAAATTTATCCGCAATGATTTCGCGCACAATTTTAAGATTCTAACTGAAGATCAATGTAAGTCTATAGTTGTTAGAATTAGTAACGTTTACAGTGAATTTAAAGAAGTTGTACACGTTTATTTTGATGAGAAAATAGAGGATTAA
- a CDS encoding CDC27 family protein — protein sequence MRNLISSFFFLAFLSLIAQHNPKDNFINEYKQFCQANSYNAFLASKKGIEILMARVGDYHSKALKNFNKAIELDSSFCDAYYLAGSMHRILGNPVKAIELAEKSIRLNENYSAYVTLGNAMLLQKEYNQAIQRFDKAIMINSTLIDGYYGKAQAYFGIKRYQEVIAAIEKGKNETENIIGYNKAKVDLLLGKTYFASNDSRAFELLVSVRNKLKNDGEGSYFLGQLYLERGDKKKSSKFIEQAKSLGYNPD from the coding sequence ATGCGTAACTTAATTTCAAGCTTCTTCTTTTTAGCTTTTCTTTCATTGATTGCTCAGCATAACCCTAAGGATAACTTCATAAATGAGTATAAACAATTCTGTCAAGCTAACTCGTATAATGCTTTTTTAGCTTCAAAAAAGGGAATAGAAATATTAATGGCCCGAGTTGGAGATTATCATAGTAAGGCTTTGAAGAATTTCAATAAAGCAATAGAGTTAGATAGTAGTTTCTGTGATGCTTATTATCTAGCTGGGTCCATGCATCGCATTCTCGGAAATCCAGTTAAAGCAATCGAACTAGCTGAGAAATCAATTAGGTTAAATGAAAACTATTCAGCGTACGTGACTCTTGGAAACGCAATGCTTTTACAAAAGGAGTACAATCAGGCAATTCAGAGGTTTGACAAGGCCATTATGATTAACTCAACTTTGATTGATGGATATTATGGAAAAGCACAGGCTTATTTTGGAATTAAAAGATATCAAGAAGTAATTGCAGCTATCGAAAAAGGTAAAAATGAAACAGAGAATATCATTGGATACAATAAAGCTAAAGTTGATTTGCTTCTTGGAAAAACATATTTTGCTTCTAATGATTCCAGAGCTTTTGAATTGCTAGTCAGTGTAAGGAATAAGCTAAAGAATGACGGTGAAGGAAGTTATTTCTTAGGTCAACTATATCTTGAAAGGGGTGATAAGAAAAAGTCATCCAAGTTTATTGAACAAGCCAAATCACTCGGTTATAACCCAGACTAA
- a CDS encoding outer membrane beta-barrel protein: MKKKLILVIIGLGLINESYSQDKFQLGVKVGAVTSNPDKNIPDLSPNSTIEYGWGWQAGLYGSYRMSNKINSRIEIIYAINEHDDVHNFVISNGSRNREVHTLDFVNIPLIFELIVFKGIKLQAGSQVGFLMSYESKEVNFSPPTIRNFTNAHSNLDIGLLVGLGWISPIGIELDLRYVHGVSDIRDYNPEFFNRTIQFSLAYPILKF, encoded by the coding sequence ATGAAAAAGAAATTGATATTAGTAATAATTGGGCTAGGATTAATTAATGAATCTTATTCTCAAGATAAATTCCAACTCGGCGTAAAGGTGGGTGCCGTAACTTCTAATCCCGATAAAAACATACCAGATTTGTCTCCCAATAGCACAATCGAATATGGTTGGGGCTGGCAAGCAGGGTTGTATGGTTCATATAGAATGTCCAATAAAATTAATTCAAGAATTGAAATCATATATGCTATCAATGAACATGATGATGTGCATAATTTTGTCATCTCTAACGGGTCAAGAAATAGAGAAGTGCATACTCTTGATTTCGTTAATATTCCTTTGATATTTGAGTTAATTGTTTTTAAAGGAATCAAACTTCAAGCGGGCTCACAAGTAGGCTTCTTAATGTCGTATGAGTCTAAGGAAGTAAATTTTTCTCCTCCGACTATTAGAAATTTCACAAATGCACATTCAAATCTAGATATTGGACTGTTGGTTGGGTTGGGTTGGATATCACCTATTGGAATAGAACTGGATTTGAGGTACGTTCATGGAGTTTCTGACATAAGAGATTATAATCCAGAATTCTTCAATAGAACTATTCAGTTTTCTTTGGCGTATCCAATTTTGAAATTCTAA
- a CDS encoding TniB family NTP-binding protein, giving the protein MDHLNESTSKIAQLSSEERIQFILGNKWVGYTRATEVLEKLNGLVTAPRTTRMRNFLLLGASNNGKTVIIDRFEKNYPMYFDDKVEDVQKQVLMIESPPYPDEVRFYQSILRKLVVPFRTNHKAEHLFDQVINAFQHLDLKVLIIDEVHHLNHDVGRKSSKQVFLNSIKSLSNILSISIVAVGTKEAHYVFQSDPQIASRFELITLDRWKIDKEYIRFLVSYEKILPLRKKSSLYEKELAIKILSMTDSTIGGVCRVLREAAIMAIKSGQEKITVEVLNQLKILPPDKMKVSSIKNI; this is encoded by the coding sequence ATGGATCATCTGAATGAGTCAACATCTAAAATAGCTCAGCTAAGTTCTGAGGAAAGAATTCAATTTATCTTGGGTAATAAGTGGGTCGGATATACGAGGGCAACAGAAGTTCTAGAAAAGTTAAATGGATTGGTTACTGCACCTCGCACAACTAGAATGAGGAACTTCCTATTGCTTGGAGCGAGTAATAATGGGAAGACAGTAATTATAGATCGATTTGAGAAAAACTACCCTATGTATTTTGATGATAAAGTCGAAGATGTTCAAAAGCAGGTATTAATGATAGAGTCGCCGCCTTATCCTGACGAAGTGAGGTTTTATCAATCTATCCTTAGAAAGTTGGTTGTTCCTTTCAGGACGAATCATAAAGCCGAACATTTATTTGATCAAGTTATAAATGCTTTTCAACATCTTGACTTAAAAGTTTTGATCATAGATGAAGTTCATCATCTTAATCACGATGTAGGAAGAAAAAGCAGCAAACAGGTTTTTTTAAATTCAATTAAGTCACTCTCTAATATTTTAAGTATCTCAATAGTTGCTGTTGGAACCAAGGAAGCCCATTATGTTTTTCAGTCTGACCCTCAAATAGCTAGTCGATTTGAACTTATAACACTAGACAGATGGAAAATAGATAAAGAGTATATAAGGTTTTTGGTTAGCTATGAAAAGATTTTGCCTTTGAGGAAGAAATCCTCTCTCTACGAAAAAGAATTAGCTATTAAAATTTTATCAATGACAGACTCCACTATTGGAGGAGTCTGTAGGGTATTGAGGGAAGCAGCTATAATGGCTATCAAATCTGGACAAGAAAAAATCACAGTCGAAGTTTTAAATCAACTCAAAATATTACCTCCAGATAAAATGAAAGTTTCATCTATAAAAAACATATGA
- a CDS encoding Mu transposase C-terminal domain-containing protein: protein MEQDITGMVGAVVLYNDEKYIINDIKVDDVELVNDFGEVISIDIKELEGKIKSGINSITSFRTKDIELAKQRLKIIEPLLSESSRTHVEEIAKAENKSAATLYRWIKNYRETGLLTSLIPEQRTGGKGKSRLDSEIDLIIDKNIEKHYLQSQRKSIKNVHIHIQLECREKNIEAPHYNTLRRRIASLSEYNITKHRFGKARARKEFDAKIKKFPDALFPLSSVQIDHTPLDIIVVDEKHREPLGRPWLTLAIDSYSRMVVGFYIGFENPNSMSVGLCISQAILSKEQYLARMEIKGDWPCYGRIKCIHVDNAMEFRSRMLEDACVEYQMDINWRPVKKPEFGGYIERLLGTFMSELHNLPGTTFRALSERGEYDSEKMAVFTFDEMEKWLAYYIVNVYHKRKHSGLGTSPIKKWNDGIFGSDDFPGVGYQPIQVDDRKVHLDFMPFQERTIQDYGVLIDGIYYYSDILRKWINSIDVKSGKLRAKRKFKFKRDPRDISVVYFLDPELKEYFPINYRDLSNPAITIWELRKIRSILQERGDRDIDESAIFDAYRVLQDMEERAKSETKKMRRLKVVKEKQKSLKQTVSQMKEDSIQDEGLSEDIFNDLGAFEDIDDGSSE, encoded by the coding sequence ATGGAGCAGGATATAACAGGTATGGTTGGAGCAGTTGTACTTTACAACGATGAGAAGTATATAATTAATGATATCAAAGTAGATGATGTTGAATTAGTAAATGATTTTGGAGAGGTAATATCGATTGATATTAAAGAACTAGAGGGTAAAATTAAAAGTGGGATCAATTCAATAACATCATTTAGAACAAAGGATATTGAATTAGCTAAACAAAGATTAAAAATTATTGAACCCCTTCTCAGTGAAAGTTCTCGTACCCATGTAGAAGAAATTGCTAAGGCGGAAAACAAAAGTGCTGCAACTCTCTATAGGTGGATTAAGAATTATCGAGAAACTGGATTACTGACTTCACTTATTCCAGAGCAGCGTACAGGTGGAAAAGGTAAAAGTAGACTAGACAGCGAAATAGACCTGATCATTGACAAAAATATTGAGAAACATTACCTGCAATCCCAAAGGAAATCGATCAAAAATGTTCACATTCATATTCAGCTAGAGTGTCGTGAGAAGAATATTGAGGCACCGCACTATAATACACTCAGAAGAAGGATAGCATCATTATCTGAATATAATATCACAAAACATCGTTTTGGTAAAGCGAGAGCTAGAAAAGAGTTTGATGCTAAGATTAAAAAATTCCCTGATGCCTTGTTTCCATTATCATCAGTTCAAATAGATCATACACCTCTTGATATTATAGTTGTAGATGAGAAGCATAGGGAACCGCTCGGAAGACCATGGTTGACCCTTGCAATAGATTCTTACAGTAGGATGGTTGTAGGGTTTTATATAGGATTTGAAAACCCAAACTCAATGAGCGTCGGCCTATGTATTTCTCAAGCTATTCTGTCGAAAGAACAATATCTGGCAAGGATGGAGATAAAAGGAGACTGGCCTTGCTATGGTAGAATCAAATGTATCCATGTAGATAACGCAATGGAGTTCAGGTCAAGAATGCTTGAGGATGCTTGTGTAGAATACCAAATGGACATCAATTGGAGGCCGGTAAAAAAACCAGAGTTTGGTGGCTATATAGAGCGATTGCTAGGCACATTTATGTCGGAATTACATAACCTACCAGGAACTACATTTAGAGCACTCTCTGAGAGAGGTGAATATGATTCAGAAAAAATGGCTGTTTTTACATTTGATGAAATGGAGAAGTGGTTGGCATATTACATAGTGAATGTTTACCATAAGAGAAAGCACAGTGGTCTTGGAACTTCGCCTATTAAAAAGTGGAATGATGGGATTTTTGGATCTGACGATTTTCCAGGGGTTGGGTATCAACCGATACAAGTCGATGATAGGAAGGTGCATTTAGATTTTATGCCTTTTCAGGAGAGAACTATACAGGATTACGGAGTACTTATTGACGGCATATACTACTATAGTGATATTCTGAGAAAATGGATTAACTCTATTGATGTAAAATCTGGAAAACTACGAGCGAAAAGAAAGTTTAAATTCAAACGGGACCCTAGAGATATAAGTGTCGTGTATTTTTTAGATCCTGAATTGAAAGAATATTTTCCTATTAATTATCGAGACTTATCAAATCCAGCAATAACCATTTGGGAACTAAGAAAAATAAGGTCTATTCTGCAAGAGAGAGGAGACAGAGATATTGATGAAAGTGCAATCTTTGATGCATATCGTGTTCTACAAGACATGGAAGAGAGAGCCAAATCGGAAACTAAAAAGATGAGGAGACTCAAGGTTGTCAAAGAGAAACAAAAATCACTTAAACAAACGGTGAGTCAAATGAAAGAAGATAGTATTCAAGACGAGGGACTGTCGGAAGATATTTTTAATGATTTAGGGGCATTTGAAGATATTGACGATGGATCATCTGAATGA
- a CDS encoding helix-turn-helix transcriptional regulator, which yields MEGQSIGKEFGSQLRKLRLEKGLSQERLALNSGYHPTYISHLETGKKLPTLETLIELSKSLGTNLTILLEPFI from the coding sequence ATGGAAGGTCAATCAATAGGGAAAGAATTTGGAAGCCAGCTAAGGAAACTAAGGCTTGAAAAAGGTCTTTCTCAAGAAAGGCTTGCTTTGAATTCTGGATACCATCCTACCTATATATCTCATCTTGAAACGGGGAAGAAACTTCCGACTCTAGAAACATTAATTGAACTCTCAAAGTCCTTAGGTACCAACTTAACTATTCTCTTAGAGCCTTTCATCTAA
- a CDS encoding TnsA endonuclease N-terminal domain-containing protein — protein sequence MNKEELKPVRTLKKNHTSLTGKVSNSDGDLNSFESSLERDFILLTNFDSNVEKFVEQPTKIEYHDEFGRLRHYTPDFLVFYRNKALDQPYYKPTLVEIKYSERLKKDRDILKPKFDAANIHCRKKGWEFKVVTEKDIRTDFLYNVKFLSGYLNSSEVKNEDINLLIDSISEMEIATPLKLIDSLSSEDKVKATLLYTIWYMLSNHLIGADLSIRLTMKSEIWSRI from the coding sequence ATGAATAAAGAAGAATTAAAGCCGGTTCGAACACTTAAAAAAAACCATACTTCACTTACGGGGAAGGTTTCGAATTCAGATGGAGATTTAAATTCTTTCGAATCTTCTCTTGAAAGAGACTTTATTTTGCTAACGAATTTTGACTCTAATGTCGAGAAATTTGTAGAACAACCCACTAAGATCGAATATCATGATGAATTTGGCAGATTGAGACATTATACTCCAGACTTTCTAGTGTTCTACAGGAACAAAGCTTTAGATCAACCTTATTACAAACCGACACTCGTTGAAATTAAGTATAGTGAAAGGCTTAAAAAGGATAGAGATATACTTAAACCAAAGTTCGATGCGGCAAACATTCACTGTAGAAAAAAGGGATGGGAATTCAAGGTGGTTACTGAAAAAGATATTCGAACAGATTTCCTTTATAATGTCAAGTTTCTATCAGGATATCTTAATAGCTCTGAAGTTAAAAATGAAGATATTAATCTACTTATAGACAGTATTTCTGAAATGGAAATAGCTACTCCATTGAAGTTAATTGATAGTTTGTCTTCGGAGGATAAAGTAAAGGCAACTCTATTGTATACCATTTGGTACATGTTATCAAACCACCTAATAGGAGCGGACCTATCTATTCGGCTAACTATGAAATCAGAGATATGGAGCAGGATATAA
- a CDS encoding type B 50S ribosomal protein L31 — protein sequence MKKDIHPEYKEVVFLDTTSEFKFLTKSTMTSKETIKWEDGNEYPVIKVEVSSASHPFYTGKKIFLDTAGRVEKFNKKYKKK from the coding sequence ATGAAAAAAGATATACATCCTGAGTACAAAGAAGTTGTTTTTCTTGATACTACAAGTGAGTTCAAGTTTTTGACAAAATCAACAATGACTTCTAAGGAAACCATCAAATGGGAAGATGGTAATGAGTATCCAGTCATCAAAGTCGAGGTGAGCTCTGCATCACATCCTTTCTACACTGGTAAGAAAATTTTCTTGGATACTGCTGGACGTGTGGAGAAATTCAACAAAAAGTACAAGAAAAAGTAA
- a CDS encoding metallophosphoesterase, with protein MTIQYASDLHLEMDANTQYLLENPIKKVADILILAGDITYLEESYLANKVLDQLSDTFDEVLMIPGNHEFYRFVFPIENIFPDFEFKIRNNITYYNNKVIVRDNVRMLMSTLFSKVSEKKQWSIERMISDFHVSKYYENTAEKLSVNLFNTCHDQCKKFLQEELLNEFDGKTVIVTHHVPYNNYYIKDYPRFNHDLSEAFHVNMVPLMDSYKIDHWISGHTHVNHESLKIESTMVHTNQLGYVETDEHLSFDESATIEL; from the coding sequence ATGACGATTCAATATGCATCTGACCTACATCTTGAAATGGATGCGAATACCCAATATTTACTAGAAAATCCAATTAAAAAGGTAGCAGACATACTGATCTTAGCGGGAGACATTACCTATTTGGAGGAATCGTATCTAGCAAATAAAGTTCTGGACCAACTATCTGATACATTTGATGAAGTCTTAATGATTCCAGGTAATCATGAATTCTATAGGTTTGTTTTTCCTATTGAAAATATTTTTCCTGATTTTGAATTCAAGATTCGTAATAACATCACTTATTATAATAATAAGGTTATAGTTCGTGATAATGTTCGGATGTTGATGAGCACTCTTTTCTCAAAAGTTTCAGAGAAAAAGCAATGGTCTATAGAAAGGATGATATCTGACTTTCATGTGAGTAAATACTATGAAAACACAGCTGAAAAACTCTCTGTAAATCTGTTCAATACGTGTCATGATCAGTGTAAGAAATTTCTTCAAGAAGAATTGTTAAATGAATTTGATGGAAAGACGGTTATCGTTACTCATCACGTTCCATACAACAATTACTACATCAAAGACTACCCAAGATTTAACCATGACCTATCAGAAGCTTTTCATGTAAATATGGTTCCGTTGATGGATTCTTATAAAATAGATCATTGGATATCCGGCCACACTCATGTCAATCATGAATCGTTAAAAATAGAAAGCACTATGGTTCATACAAATCAGCTAGGATATGTTGAGACCGATGAGCATCTATCATTTGATGAATCTGCAACTATTGAACTATAA
- a CDS encoding MlaD family protein, translating to MKKYITILLTVLLCSCSNRRSFLIEIDNADGLTTSSSVYTNGLVIGKVEGFSISSRNSILVSISLNQQIKEVPLDSELKVINDGLLGGKAIVIVLGTSSRFINQSDTIDLRDNFEPMTSGDSEFEFLFMDKINKIDSILIELRRLNDNLEKRN from the coding sequence ATGAAGAAATATATTACCATCTTGTTGACAGTGTTATTGTGTTCTTGCTCGAATAGAAGGAGTTTCTTAATTGAAATTGATAATGCAGATGGACTTACAACTTCTTCCTCAGTATATACTAATGGTCTAGTTATTGGAAAAGTAGAGGGCTTTAGTATATCCTCAAGAAATTCAATTCTAGTATCAATTAGTTTAAATCAGCAGATTAAAGAAGTCCCATTGGATTCAGAGTTAAAAGTGATTAATGATGGTTTACTTGGAGGGAAAGCAATAGTTATTGTGCTTGGGACCTCAAGTCGATTTATCAATCAGAGTGATACAATCGATTTAAGAGATAATTTCGAACCGATGACAAGTGGAGATTCTGAATTTGAATTCCTTTTTATGGATAAAATAAATAAGATAGATTCAATTTTAATTGAATTGAGAAGACTTAACGATAATCTGGAAAAGAGAAATTGA
- a CDS encoding DNA/RNA non-specific endonuclease: MKKSIGLFLYVSLIAQVYGQEHLASLFTYGGLPQGREVKILYNKGFIVGYSNDAKNPMWVCYRLGNVKKSYFKADTTFIKWERPRAFQIDSRTSAKIKHEDYSGSGYDRGHMAPDAAIQAQYGQAALLETYLMSNIIPQHRDLNRGIWQRLESYARKTLSQDDTEEKEVNDLFVITGPVFKDEMGTIGNEIPIPSHSYKIFAYQRGYRATIKTIAFVFPQHPESSDFMDYVKSVDEVEVLTGIDFFPELSEAKQRNLESKKRDFKLNEIN; the protein is encoded by the coding sequence ATGAAAAAATCAATAGGTTTATTCCTGTATGTCTCTTTAATAGCACAAGTCTATGGTCAAGAGCATCTGGCTTCATTGTTTACCTATGGAGGTCTCCCACAAGGCCGGGAAGTAAAAATATTGTATAACAAAGGCTTTATAGTTGGATATTCCAATGACGCAAAAAATCCAATGTGGGTATGCTATCGTTTGGGTAATGTCAAAAAATCTTATTTTAAGGCAGATACCACATTCATCAAATGGGAACGACCCAGAGCATTTCAGATCGATTCTAGGACATCCGCTAAAATCAAACATGAAGATTACAGTGGGTCTGGCTATGACCGAGGGCACATGGCTCCAGATGCTGCTATTCAAGCACAGTATGGCCAAGCAGCATTGTTAGAAACCTATCTAATGTCAAATATTATTCCTCAACATCGTGACTTAAATAGGGGAATATGGCAGCGTCTAGAAAGCTATGCTCGAAAAACACTTTCACAAGATGATACCGAAGAAAAAGAAGTAAACGATTTATTTGTGATAACAGGTCCTGTATTTAAGGACGAAATGGGAACAATAGGAAATGAAATCCCAATACCGTCTCATAGCTATAAGATATTTGCTTATCAACGAGGCTATCGAGCAACTATTAAAACGATTGCTTTTGTTTTTCCTCAGCATCCTGAATCAAGTGATTTCATGGATTATGTGAAAAGTGTTGACGAAGTTGAAGTATTGACAGGCATAGATTTTTTTCCAGAACTTTCTGAGGCTAAACAAAGAAATCTAGAAAGCAAAAAGCGAGATTTTAAGCTGAATGAGATCAATTAG